The DNA window GAGACATTGACGCTTTATTGGAAAAGCATGACACCTACAGACATCATTGCCTGAATCTGATTGCTTCGGAGAATTACGCAAGTAAAAGAGTAAGAGGGTATCTTTGTTCGGATTTTAATAACAGATATGGCTGTTATACGACATTGAAACCAGAAGAACGGGAGTATACAGGCAATAAGTACATCAATGAATTTGAACTGGAAACTCATGAGCTGGTGAGAGAGATTTTTGGAGGAACGTATGTGGATCTCCGGCCGATCAGCGGCCACATGGCAGGGATGGCAGTTGTTCTTGGAATCTTAAAACCGCATGATTTGGTGATTGAAGTGTCTTTGGAGGATTGGGGGCATGGGCTGGTGGGGCCGATGTGCCAGATCAGTCAGCTTGGGGAAACGATACGTGTGGAATATATGCCATTTCAAAATGGAGAAGTGGATATAGACGGATTGATTCAAATGGCAAGGGAGAAACGGCCAAAGCTGGTGATCTTTGGAGGCTCAGGGACACTCTTTCCAGAGCCGGTAGAGCAGTTTGTGGAGACGGCGGAGGAACTGGGAATCGTAGTGGCCTATGATGCCTCTCATGTGACGGGGCTGATCGCGGGCAGGCAGTTTCCG is part of the Lachnospiraceae bacterium KGMB03038 genome and encodes:
- a CDS encoding aminotransferase class I/II-fold pyridoxal phosphate-dependent enzyme yields the protein MIQKLGDIDALLEKHDTYRHHCLNLIASENYASKRVRGYLCSDFNNRYGCYTTLKPEEREYTGNKYINEFELETHELVREIFGGTYVDLRPISGHMAGMAVVLGILKPHDLVIEVSLEDWGHGLVGPMCQISQLGETIRVEYMPFQNGEVDIDGLIQMAREKRPKLVIFGGSGTLFPEPVEQFVETAEELGIVVAYDASHVTGLIAGRQFPNPIEHGADIVFGSTHKSFPGPQGGFVISNKPELMKQIGDALSPSLVTSHHIVRLPAFAASLLEMKEFGEDYAKQIVKNARSLAEALHKYGFHVLGDEAKGFTQSHLLLVDLEDLVETAPGKLLEKAGILCSDDFSGASAQIRIGTPEVTRFGMKEAEMQEIAKFFKRAIIDKESTEILAKEVGEFVKDFDKPRYCFEN